From the Butyrivibrio fibrisolvens genome, one window contains:
- the rfbA gene encoding glucose-1-phosphate thymidylyltransferase RfbA has product MKGIILAGGSGTRLYPLTKAVSKQIMPVYDKPMIYYPLSTLMLAGIRDILIISTPRDLPAFKELFGDGSQLGLNMNYAVQEQPRGLADAFIIGADFIGNDSAALVLGDNIFYGQSFSKVLRNVFERHNTPGSGATIFGYYVRDPREYGVVEFDENGKAISIEEKPENPKSNYAVPGLYFYDNDVVEIAKNVKPSARGEIEITSINNEYLNRGNLYVETLGRGFAWLDTGNHDALLDAADFVATFQKRQGLYISCIEEIAYKRGFIDKEQLLNLAQPLLKTNYGKYLIEVANGL; this is encoded by the coding sequence ATGAAAGGTATTATTCTCGCCGGAGGTTCCGGCACACGTCTTTATCCATTGACCAAGGCTGTATCCAAGCAGATCATGCCTGTTTATGATAAGCCGATGATCTATTATCCGTTATCAACTCTTATGCTTGCAGGTATCAGAGATATTCTCATCATCTCTACACCTAGAGATCTTCCTGCATTCAAAGAGCTTTTCGGTGATGGATCACAGCTTGGACTTAATATGAATTATGCTGTTCAGGAGCAGCCAAGAGGACTTGCAGATGCATTTATAATTGGAGCTGATTTTATCGGCAACGATTCTGCAGCGCTTGTTCTTGGTGACAATATTTTCTATGGACAGAGTTTCTCCAAGGTTCTTAGAAATGTATTTGAAAGACATAATACACCCGGATCTGGAGCTACAATCTTCGGTTACTATGTAAGAGATCCAAGAGAATACGGCGTAGTTGAGTTTGATGAAAACGGTAAGGCTATTTCAATTGAAGAAAAGCCTGAAAATCCTAAGTCTAACTATGCTGTTCCCGGTCTTTACTTCTATGACAATGATGTTGTAGAGATTGCAAAGAATGTTAAGCCTAGCGCAAGAGGTGAGATTGAGATCACAAGTATCAATAACGAGTATCTTAATCGTGGAAATCTCTATGTTGAGACACTTGGAAGAGGTTTTGCATGGCTTGATACAGGCAATCATGATGCACTTCTTGATGCAGCAGACTTTGTTGCAACATTCCAGAAGAGACAGGGCCTTTACATCTCTTGTATAGAAGAAATCGCATATAAGAGAGGCTTTATCGATAAAGAGCAGCTCTTAAATCTTGCACAGCCGCTTTTGAAAACCAATTATGGTAAATATCTCATCGAGGTAGCTAATGGACTCTAA